One Candidatus Zixiibacteriota bacterium DNA segment encodes these proteins:
- a CDS encoding DNA recombination protein RmuC, whose amino-acid sequence MTELIYLITGLIIGAAIVLIIYRFQKRDADKLAKELVSQVHTDKFQDLDNFLQRIKESFDSISMEALSKSLTQHMEIAKNVLSEQSALGAKDIQGKKDLISQTFDSMKEELDKVGGLMKEFEKERQAKYSELSTLLTGTGNELNRLTDTTTKLTTALVRTQVRGNWGERMAEDVLNLAGFIKNVNYYKQKNLETESGRPDFTFVLPNDQKINMDVKFPFNNYWSFLETDNDVDKQRYKNLFIRDVKKHIKILTSREYINPAENTIDMVIMFIPNEQVYSFINENDRSVLDEAIKNKVALCSPLTLFAILAIIRQAVDNFSLEKTANKIITLLNSFYKQWELYKTQMGKMGKRIEDAQKEYNNLVAARTNKLQKPLDEIERLRRQKGLPASANNELDIDKLDYPHFDD is encoded by the coding sequence ATGACTGAATTAATCTATTTGATAACGGGATTGATAATAGGCGCGGCTATCGTCCTGATAATATACCGCTTCCAGAAACGCGATGCCGATAAGCTGGCTAAGGAATTAGTATCGCAGGTACATACCGATAAATTTCAAGACCTCGATAATTTCCTTCAGCGAATAAAAGAGTCTTTTGATTCGATATCAATGGAGGCATTAAGCAAAAGTTTAACACAGCATATGGAGATTGCCAAAAACGTCTTGTCTGAGCAATCGGCGCTGGGAGCTAAAGACATTCAGGGCAAGAAAGATTTAATCTCTCAGACTTTCGATTCGATGAAAGAAGAACTGGATAAAGTCGGCGGTCTCATGAAGGAATTCGAGAAGGAGCGGCAGGCTAAATACAGCGAATTATCAACCCTGTTAACCGGAACCGGCAATGAGTTGAATCGTCTGACCGATACAACAACCAAGCTAACTACGGCGCTGGTTAGAACACAGGTCAGGGGCAACTGGGGTGAGAGAATGGCAGAGGATGTTCTCAATCTTGCCGGTTTTATTAAAAATGTCAATTATTATAAGCAGAAAAATCTGGAAACCGAAAGCGGCCGACCGGATTTCACGTTCGTTTTGCCCAACGATCAAAAAATTAATATGGATGTTAAATTTCCATTCAATAATTACTGGTCATTTCTCGAAACCGATAACGATGTTGATAAGCAAAGGTATAAAAATCTATTCATTAGAGACGTTAAAAAGCATATAAAAATCCTCACCTCCCGCGAATATATCAATCCGGCGGAAAATACTATTGATATGGTGATAATGTTTATTCCCAACGAGCAGGTGTATTCTTTTATCAACGAAAACGACAGGTCGGTTTTAGATGAAGCCATCAAGAATAAAGTTGCGCTATGTTCACCCTTGACTCTGTTTGCGATTTTGGCGATTATCAGACAGGCTGTCGATAATTTCAGTCTCGAAAAGACAGCCAATAAAATTATCACGTTATTGAATAGTTTCTATAAGCAATGGGAGCTTTATAAAACCCAGATGGGCAAGATGGGCAAACGAATCGAAGACGCCCAGAAAGAATATAATAATCTTGTTGCCGCTCGAACCAACAAACTGCAAAAACCCCTTGATGAGATAGAACGTCTGCGCCGTCAAAAAGGCTTGCCCGCTTCGGCAAATAATGAATTAGACATCGACAAACTCGATTATCCCCACTTTGATGATTAG